In Betaproteobacteria bacterium, a genomic segment contains:
- a CDS encoding cytochrome c1 yields the protein MKRLVLLLVFLMSASAFASSEGPPLDRAPIDPRDAASLQRGVRLFVNYCLNCHSADFMRYNRLEA from the coding sequence ATGAAAAGACTCGTCCTTCTCCTGGTGTTCCTGATGTCGGCGTCGGCATTCGCTTCGAGCGAGGGGCCGCCGCTCGACCGCGCGCCCATCGACCCGCGCGATGCGGCTTCGTTGCAGCGCGGCGTGCGGCTTTTCGTGAATTACTGTCTCAACTGTCACAGCGCCGACTTCATGCGCTACAACCGCCTCGAAGC